A single Streptomyces sp. 2114.4 DNA region contains:
- a CDS encoding NPCBM/NEW2 domain-containing protein, translating into MRKPTGLRVAVVAALLGLVAAVAGPAGSVRADGRAPDRTVGDVTGFAADGPVYRLHAGRAEARVSFVTDRIFRIELAPDGTFTDPTGKDIVLPQGAPPATHWRDAKDAYELSTSQVTLKAFKAPLRFELRRADGSLVWSEAKGLSWDDTTTTQTLARGGDEQFYGAGMQNGRGNTSHRGHTVEVGVDYHWDDGGHPNSVPFYLSSAGYGVFRNTYAPNTYAFGRPVTTRAKERRFDAYYFAGPSAKDVIGQYTSLTGKPFLPPLYGLEIGDSDCYLHNANRGERHTLDALKVADGYTENDLPGGWMLVNDGYGCGYENLAETSQGLGERKMKLGLWTEDGIAKLADQVKAGQRIAKLDVAWVGDGYKFALDGCKDAYRGIEDNSDARGFTWAPESWSGAQRCGVQWSGDQSGSWDYIRWQIPTYAGATMSGLAYTTGDVDGIFGGSPHTYVRDLQWKSFLPAMMTMDGWAASDKQPYRQGEPYTSINRKYLKLKESLLPYMYSYAAEATRTGVGPVRPLSLEYPDDPKAATDAAKYEFLTGRDFLVAPVYQDTGTRDGIYLPKGTWIDYWTGRTYRGPATVDGYSAPLDTLPLFVRAGAAVPMWPGIRSYRDRTAHSPLAWDVYPQGRSSFTLYEDDGVTRAHRDGSSATQRVQVAAPRSGGGDVRIGVGALRGAFRGKQTARPYRFTVHTGDAPRGVTLDGRPLRRLPSAGAFEAADEGWFHDPADRAGVVRVKTASRPTGRAFTLLLKGASAVGGRTPGATVAVATPGGQEVTKGVPTSVRTALTAGTRAAHGVSVSLSAPKGWTVSAPVRHARIAAGATRRDTLTLTAPRDARSADPVTVTATVRYRSAGVPRTAVHRFEVRAVPPAPAADTWASDLEWLSQTNGYGPAERDRSNGESGAADGHPLTLAGKTYGKGIGTHADSDLEFFTGGRCTSFTADAGIDDEIADYGQVAFSVEGDGKVLWTSPKLTGTSAPVAVDVPLGGVRHVRLKVTDTDGKKSGDHGDWAGARFHCSG; encoded by the coding sequence ATGAGGAAACCAACAGGACTGCGGGTGGCGGTCGTTGCCGCGCTGCTCGGGCTCGTGGCGGCCGTCGCGGGCCCGGCGGGCAGCGTACGGGCGGACGGCCGCGCACCCGACCGGACCGTCGGCGACGTCACCGGCTTCGCCGCGGACGGGCCCGTCTACCGTCTGCACGCGGGCCGGGCCGAGGCGCGCGTCAGCTTCGTGACGGACCGGATCTTCCGCATCGAACTCGCCCCGGACGGCACCTTCACCGACCCGACCGGCAAGGACATCGTGCTGCCCCAGGGCGCACCGCCCGCCACCCACTGGCGGGACGCCAAGGACGCCTACGAGCTCAGCACCTCACAGGTCACCCTGAAGGCCTTCAAGGCGCCGCTCCGCTTCGAACTGCGGCGGGCCGACGGCTCGTTGGTGTGGTCCGAGGCGAAGGGGCTGAGCTGGGACGACACGACCACCACCCAGACCCTGGCGCGCGGCGGGGACGAGCAGTTCTACGGCGCGGGGATGCAGAACGGGCGCGGCAACACCTCACATCGCGGCCACACCGTCGAGGTCGGCGTCGACTACCACTGGGACGACGGCGGACACCCCAACTCCGTCCCGTTCTACCTCTCGTCCGCGGGCTACGGGGTCTTCCGCAATACGTACGCGCCCAATACGTACGCCTTCGGCCGGCCGGTGACGACGCGCGCGAAGGAACGGCGGTTCGACGCCTACTATTTCGCCGGGCCGAGCGCCAAGGACGTCATCGGCCAGTACACCTCGCTGACCGGAAAGCCCTTCCTGCCGCCGCTGTACGGCCTGGAGATCGGTGATTCCGACTGCTATCTGCACAATGCGAACCGGGGGGAGCGGCACACACTCGACGCCCTGAAGGTCGCCGACGGCTATACGGAGAACGACCTGCCTGGCGGCTGGATGCTGGTCAACGACGGCTACGGCTGCGGCTACGAGAACCTGGCCGAGACCTCCCAGGGACTCGGCGAACGGAAGATGAAGCTGGGGCTGTGGACCGAGGACGGCATCGCCAAGCTCGCCGACCAGGTCAAGGCGGGCCAGCGGATCGCCAAACTGGATGTCGCCTGGGTCGGCGACGGCTACAAGTTCGCCCTGGACGGCTGCAAGGACGCCTACCGGGGCATCGAGGACAACAGCGATGCCCGGGGCTTCACCTGGGCCCCCGAGAGCTGGTCGGGCGCCCAGCGCTGCGGGGTCCAGTGGTCCGGTGACCAGAGCGGCAGCTGGGACTACATCCGCTGGCAGATACCCACCTACGCGGGCGCGACGATGTCCGGACTCGCCTACACGACCGGCGATGTGGACGGCATCTTCGGCGGCAGCCCCCACACCTACGTCCGCGACCTGCAGTGGAAGTCCTTCCTCCCGGCGATGATGACGATGGACGGCTGGGCGGCCAGCGACAAACAGCCCTATCGCCAGGGCGAGCCCTACACCTCCATCAACCGGAAGTACCTGAAGCTCAAGGAGTCGCTGCTGCCGTACATGTACTCCTACGCGGCCGAGGCGACCCGGACCGGCGTCGGGCCGGTGCGGCCGTTGTCGCTCGAATACCCCGACGACCCGAAGGCCGCCACCGACGCCGCCAAGTACGAGTTCCTGACCGGCCGGGACTTCCTCGTGGCGCCCGTCTACCAGGACACCGGCACCCGCGACGGCATCTACCTCCCGAAGGGCACCTGGATCGACTACTGGACCGGACGTACCTACCGGGGACCGGCCACGGTCGACGGCTACAGCGCCCCCCTGGACACCCTGCCGCTCTTCGTCAGGGCCGGTGCCGCCGTGCCCATGTGGCCGGGCATCAGGTCCTACCGGGACCGGACGGCACACTCGCCGCTCGCCTGGGACGTCTACCCGCAGGGCCGTTCCTCGTTCACCCTCTACGAGGACGACGGGGTGACCCGCGCGCACCGGGACGGCAGCAGCGCCACCCAGCGGGTGCAGGTGGCGGCACCGCGCTCCGGAGGCGGCGACGTCCGGATCGGCGTCGGCGCCTTGCGGGGCGCGTTCCGGGGCAAGCAGACGGCCCGGCCGTACCGCTTCACCGTGCACACCGGGGACGCGCCCCGCGGCGTCACCCTGGACGGCCGTCCGCTGCGGCGGCTGCCGTCCGCGGGCGCGTTCGAGGCGGCGGACGAGGGCTGGTTCCACGACCCCGCCGACCGGGCGGGCGTCGTCCGGGTCAAGACCGCCTCCCGCCCCACCGGCCGCGCGTTCACCCTGCTGCTGAAGGGCGCGAGCGCGGTCGGCGGCCGGACCCCGGGTGCGACGGTCGCGGTGGCCACACCGGGCGGCCAGGAAGTGACCAAGGGCGTGCCGACATCCGTACGCACGGCGCTCACCGCGGGCACCCGCGCGGCACACGGGGTGTCGGTGTCCCTGTCCGCGCCCAAGGGCTGGACCGTCTCGGCGCCGGTGCGCCATGCGCGGATCGCCGCCGGAGCCACCCGGCGCGACACGCTGACGCTCACCGCGCCCCGGGACGCCAGGAGCGCGGACCCGGTCACCGTCACCGCGACCGTCCGCTACCGCTCGGCCGGCGTGCCGCGGACGGCGGTGCACCGCTTCGAGGTACGGGCCGTACCGCCGGCGCCCGCCGCCGACACCTGGGCGAGCGATCTGGAGTGGCTGAGCCAGACCAATGGCTACGGACCGGCCGAACGGGACCGCAGCAACGGCGAGTCGGGGGCGGCGGACGGCCATCCGCTCACCCTCGCCGGGAAGACGTACGGCAAGGGCATCGGGACGCACGCCGACTCGGACCTGGAGTTCTTCACCGGCGGGCGCTGTACGTCCTTCACCGCGGACGCCGGGATCGACGACGAGATCGCGGACTACGGGCAGGTCGCCTTCTCGGTGGAGGGGGACGGCAAGGTGCTGTGGACCTCACCGAAGCTGACCGGCACCTCGGCGCCGGTGGCGGTGGACGTGCCGCTCGGCGGCGTCCGGCACGTACGCCTCAAGGTGACCGATACCGACGGCAAGAAGTCCGGCGATCACGGTGACTGGGCGGGGGCGCGTTTCCACTGCTCGGGGTGA
- the mshC gene encoding cysteine--1-D-myo-inosityl 2-amino-2-deoxy-alpha-D-glucopyranoside ligase, with amino-acid sequence MHAWPASEVPALPGQGRDLRIHDTATGGRVTLDPGPVARIYVCGITPYDATHMGHAATYNAFDLVQRVWLDTKRQVHYVQNVTDVDDPLLERAVATGVDWTALAERETALFREDMTALRMLPPRHYIGAVEAIPGIVPLVERLRDAGAAYELDGDIYFSVEADPHFGEVSGLDAEAMRLLSAERGGDPEREGKKNPLDPMLWMAARDGDPSWDGGSLGRGRPGWHIECVAIALDLLGMGFDIQGGGSDLAFPHHEMGASHAQALTGEHPFAKAYVHAGMVALNGEKMSKSKGNLVFVSAVRRDGTDPAAIRLALLAHHYRADWEWTDAVLEGAVERLARWRAAVSRPDGPSADALLEEIRTALADDLDSPAALAAVDRWAAAQESGGGSDEGAPGLVSRAVDALLGVAL; translated from the coding sequence ATGCATGCATGGCCCGCTTCTGAGGTCCCCGCCCTGCCTGGCCAGGGCCGCGACCTGAGGATCCACGACACCGCGACCGGCGGACGGGTGACCCTCGACCCCGGTCCCGTCGCCCGTATCTACGTCTGCGGCATCACGCCCTACGACGCCACCCACATGGGGCACGCGGCGACCTACAACGCGTTCGACCTGGTTCAGCGCGTGTGGCTCGACACGAAGCGCCAGGTTCACTACGTGCAGAACGTCACCGATGTCGACGATCCGCTGCTGGAGCGGGCCGTTGCCACCGGTGTCGACTGGACGGCGCTCGCCGAGCGCGAGACCGCCCTCTTCCGCGAGGACATGACGGCCCTGCGGATGCTGCCGCCCCGCCACTACATAGGCGCCGTCGAGGCGATACCCGGCATCGTCCCGCTGGTGGAGCGGCTGCGCGACGCCGGCGCCGCCTACGAGCTGGACGGCGACATCTACTTCTCCGTAGAGGCCGACCCGCACTTCGGCGAGGTCTCCGGGCTGGACGCCGAGGCGATGCGGCTGCTGTCCGCGGAGCGCGGCGGCGACCCCGAGCGCGAAGGCAAGAAGAACCCGCTCGACCCGATGCTGTGGATGGCCGCCCGTGACGGCGACCCGAGCTGGGACGGCGGGTCGCTGGGCCGCGGCCGGCCCGGCTGGCACATCGAGTGTGTCGCCATCGCCCTGGACCTCCTGGGCATGGGCTTCGACATCCAGGGCGGCGGCTCCGATCTCGCCTTCCCGCACCACGAGATGGGCGCCTCGCACGCCCAGGCGCTCACCGGCGAACACCCCTTCGCCAAGGCGTATGTGCACGCCGGGATGGTGGCCCTGAACGGCGAGAAGATGTCCAAGTCCAAGGGCAACCTCGTCTTCGTCTCGGCGGTGCGGCGCGACGGCACCGACCCGGCCGCGATCCGTCTGGCGCTGCTCGCGCACCACTACCGCGCCGACTGGGAGTGGACCGACGCGGTGCTGGAGGGGGCCGTGGAGCGGCTGGCGCGCTGGCGTGCCGCGGTCTCCCGCCCCGACGGCCCGTCCGCCGACGCCCTCCTGGAGGAGATCCGTACGGCGCTGGCCGACGACCTCGACTCCCCGGCGGCCCTCGCGGCCGTGGACCGCTGGGCCGCGGCACAGGAATCCGGCGGCGGCAGCGACGAGGGCGCTCCCGGCCTCGTGTCCCGTGCGGTCGACGCACTGCTCGGCGTGGCCCTGTAA
- a CDS encoding SCO1664 family protein, with product MPAPERIPTGRLSAVPVEPAGQAAPLPGPVAPQDPPPAAPEPAGDRSDALFTDGELTVRGRIQEASNAVLYCTVAQDGRSAACVYKPVAGERPLWDFPDGTLAQREVAAYEISRACGWDLIPVTVLRDGPYGTGMVQEWIDPPESSDEVPELLALVEDEEPGPGWKAVGFAQVGEGRTALLVHADHPRLRRLAVLDAVINNGDRKGGHLLPGDGGAFFAIDHGVTFHAEDKLRTLLWGWAGEPLTDEALEVLRGLQEALEDAAPLAARLAELITDDEIAALRARVAGLLRSGRHPEPSGEWPAIPWPPV from the coding sequence ATGCCCGCGCCAGAACGGATACCGACGGGACGCCTGAGCGCCGTGCCCGTCGAACCTGCCGGGCAGGCCGCTCCGCTGCCCGGTCCCGTCGCCCCCCAGGACCCGCCGCCGGCCGCGCCGGAGCCCGCCGGGGACCGGTCGGACGCCCTGTTCACCGACGGCGAGCTGACCGTACGCGGCCGCATCCAGGAGGCCTCCAACGCCGTGCTCTACTGCACGGTCGCGCAGGACGGGCGCAGCGCCGCCTGTGTCTACAAGCCGGTCGCCGGTGAGCGCCCGCTGTGGGACTTCCCCGACGGCACGCTCGCCCAGCGCGAGGTCGCCGCGTACGAGATCTCCCGTGCCTGCGGCTGGGACCTCATTCCGGTGACGGTGCTGCGCGACGGCCCCTACGGCACCGGCATGGTCCAGGAGTGGATCGATCCGCCGGAGAGCAGCGACGAGGTGCCCGAGCTGCTGGCCCTGGTGGAGGACGAGGAGCCGGGGCCCGGCTGGAAGGCGGTCGGCTTCGCGCAGGTCGGCGAGGGCCGCACCGCGCTGCTGGTGCACGCCGACCATCCACGGCTGCGGCGGCTCGCGGTGCTCGACGCCGTGATCAACAACGGTGACCGCAAGGGCGGCCACCTGCTGCCCGGCGACGGCGGAGCGTTCTTCGCCATCGACCACGGCGTCACGTTCCACGCCGAGGACAAGCTGCGCACCCTGCTGTGGGGGTGGGCGGGGGAGCCGCTGACCGACGAGGCGCTGGAGGTGCTGCGGGGTCTTCAGGAGGCACTGGAGGACGCAGCGCCGCTCGCCGCCCGACTGGCCGAACTGATCACGGATGACGAGATCGCGGCGCTGCGGGCGCGGGTGGCCGGGCTGCTGCGCAGCGGCCGGCACCCGGAGCCGAGCGGCGAATGGCCCGCCATCCCCTGGCCGCCGGTCTGA
- a CDS encoding DUF3090 domain-containing protein: protein MSRQVFFYDAPDRFVAGTVGLPGRRSFYLQATASGRTTSVALEKTQVAALAERIDELLDEVVRRSGGNAPVPAVSPAEVADSAPLESPVEEEFRVGTMALAWDGEDERMIVEAQALVELEADSDEDLADAEERLLQDDENGPPMLRVRLTGTMARAFAKRALEVVNAGRPPCPLCSLPLDPEGHVCPRQNGYRRDA from the coding sequence TTGTCCCGTCAGGTGTTCTTCTACGACGCGCCGGACCGCTTCGTGGCCGGTACGGTCGGGCTGCCTGGCCGCCGTAGCTTCTACCTCCAGGCCACCGCCTCCGGCCGCACCACCAGCGTCGCCCTGGAGAAGACCCAGGTCGCGGCGCTCGCCGAGCGGATCGACGAGCTGCTGGACGAGGTCGTGCGGCGCAGCGGCGGCAACGCCCCGGTGCCCGCCGTCTCACCCGCCGAGGTGGCCGACTCCGCCCCGCTGGAATCGCCCGTCGAGGAAGAGTTCCGGGTGGGCACCATGGCGCTCGCCTGGGACGGCGAGGACGAGCGGATGATCGTCGAGGCACAGGCCCTGGTCGAGCTGGAAGCGGACAGCGACGAGGACCTCGCCGACGCGGAGGAGCGGCTGCTCCAGGACGACGAGAACGGCCCGCCGATGCTGCGGGTGCGCCTCACCGGCACCATGGCCAGGGCGTTCGCCAAGCGGGCGCTCGAAGTGGTCAACGCCGGCCGCCCGCCGTGCCCGCTGTGCAGCCTGCCGCTCGACCCGGAGGGACACGTATGCCCGCGCCAGAACGGATACCGACGGGACGCCTGA
- a CDS encoding histidine phosphatase family protein, with protein MPTLILVRHGRSTANTAGVLAGRAPGVALDEHGAAQAAGLPVRLSQVPLTAVVSSPLQRCRETVAPLLEARPWLTPHIEDRISECDYGDWSGRKLAELSDEPLMEVVQQHPSAAAFPGGESMRAMQARAVDAVRDWNARIDGTHGPEAAYLMCSHGDLIKSLVADALGMHLDLFQRISVEPCSVTAIRYTRLRPYLVRLGDTGDFGSLVPRADGGGAAADRDAAVGGGAGAA; from the coding sequence ATGCCCACGCTGATCCTGGTGCGACACGGCCGCTCCACCGCCAACACCGCCGGAGTGCTCGCCGGACGGGCCCCCGGCGTCGCCCTCGACGAGCACGGCGCCGCCCAGGCCGCCGGGCTGCCCGTACGGCTGTCCCAGGTGCCGCTGACCGCCGTCGTCTCCAGCCCGTTGCAGCGCTGCCGGGAGACCGTGGCGCCGCTGCTGGAGGCCCGGCCCTGGCTCACGCCGCACATCGAGGACCGGATCAGCGAATGCGACTACGGCGACTGGTCGGGCCGCAAACTCGCCGAGCTGAGCGACGAGCCGCTGATGGAGGTCGTCCAGCAGCACCCCTCGGCGGCCGCCTTCCCCGGCGGTGAGTCGATGCGCGCGATGCAGGCCAGGGCGGTGGACGCGGTACGCGACTGGAACGCCCGCATCGACGGGACGCACGGCCCCGAGGCGGCCTACCTCATGTGCTCGCACGGCGACCTCATCAAATCCCTGGTCGCCGACGCGCTGGGCATGCACCTCGACCTCTTCCAGCGGATCTCCGTCGAGCCGTGCTCGGTCACCGCGATCCGCTACACCCGGCTGCGCCCCTACCTCGTACGGCTCGGGGACACCGGTGACTTCGGATCACTCGTGCCCCGGGCGGACGGCGGCGGCGCGGCGGCAGACCGGGACGCGGCCGTCGGCGGTGGTGCGGGAGCAGCGTGA
- the corA gene encoding magnesium/cobalt transporter CorA produces the protein MPGVIVDCAIYRDGRRAECATDFSRALEEARAEGDAFLWLGMYEPTEREFELASSEFGLHPLAVEDALKAHQRPKLEVYDDSLFMVLKPVTYDDEAATVTASEVMVFLGEAFVVTVRHGEASPLAAVRRRLEEHREILRHGPGAVLYAVCDAVVDHYIDVASELQLDLEELEAEVFAPVRRDTKNTAAEIYAFKREVLEFRRATGPLAAPMTLLQNPGVPYVHDHARPFFRDVDDHLTRANESVESLDRLLSDILAAHLAQMGVRQNDDMRKISAWAALAAVPTLIAGIYGMNFDDMPELKWHLGYPAILLVMVVIEVSLYRLFKRRGWL, from the coding sequence ATGCCAGGTGTGATCGTGGACTGCGCCATCTACCGGGACGGCCGCCGCGCCGAGTGCGCGACCGACTTCTCCCGCGCGCTGGAGGAGGCGCGGGCCGAGGGCGACGCCTTCCTGTGGCTGGGGATGTACGAGCCGACGGAACGGGAGTTCGAGCTCGCCAGCAGCGAATTCGGGCTGCACCCGCTGGCCGTCGAGGACGCGCTCAAGGCGCATCAGCGGCCCAAGTTGGAGGTTTACGACGACTCGCTGTTCATGGTGCTGAAGCCGGTCACCTACGACGACGAGGCCGCCACGGTGACCGCGTCGGAGGTGATGGTGTTCCTGGGCGAGGCGTTCGTGGTCACCGTCCGGCACGGCGAGGCCAGCCCGCTGGCGGCGGTGCGCCGGCGGCTGGAGGAACACCGGGAGATCCTGCGGCACGGCCCGGGGGCGGTGCTGTACGCGGTCTGTGACGCGGTGGTCGACCACTACATCGACGTGGCCTCCGAACTCCAGCTGGATCTGGAGGAGTTGGAGGCGGAGGTGTTCGCTCCGGTACGCCGGGACACCAAGAACACCGCGGCCGAGATCTACGCCTTCAAGCGCGAGGTGCTGGAATTCCGGCGGGCGACCGGCCCCCTGGCCGCGCCGATGACCCTCCTGCAGAACCCCGGCGTGCCGTACGTGCACGACCACGCCCGGCCGTTCTTCCGCGACGTCGACGACCACCTCACCCGCGCCAACGAGTCGGTGGAGAGCCTGGACCGCCTGCTCTCGGACATCCTCGCCGCCCATCTGGCGCAGATGGGCGTCCGGCAGAACGACGACATGCGCAAGATCTCGGCCTGGGCGGCGCTGGCGGCCGTACCGACCCTGATCGCCGGCATCTACGGCATGAACTTCGATGACATGCCGGAGCTGAAGTGGCACCTGGGCTATCCGGCGATCCTGCTGGTGATGGTCGTCATCGAGGTCTCGCTCTACCGCCTGTTCAAACGCCGCGGCTGGCTGTGA
- a CDS encoding LLM class F420-dependent oxidoreductase has product MRLGINLGYWGAGMDSDNLAVAQEADRLGYAVCWAAEAYGSDAATVLSWVAAQTEQIDIGSAIFQIPARMPAMTAMTAATLDSLSGGRFRLGLGVSGPQVSEGWYGVKFDKPLARTREYVDIVRKAMSRERLSYQGEHWTLPLPGGPGKPLKLTVHPQREHIPLYIAAIGPKNLQQTGEIADGALLIFPSADHLEETAISHLRAGREKAGKTLEGFDVCPTLPLAVGADKDVSALADMFRPYTALYVGGMGSPKQNFYNQLAQRMGYEKEAAEIQGKYLSGDKEGAAAAIPEQLIDQTTLLGSVERIAERMQAYAAAGVTTLTLAPAGFTLEDRLASLRAGTEALERAGLA; this is encoded by the coding sequence ATGAGGCTTGGCATCAACCTCGGCTACTGGGGCGCCGGGATGGACTCCGACAATCTCGCGGTCGCGCAGGAGGCCGACCGCCTGGGCTATGCCGTCTGCTGGGCCGCCGAGGCCTACGGCTCCGACGCCGCCACCGTGCTCTCCTGGGTCGCGGCCCAGACCGAGCAGATCGACATCGGTTCGGCGATCTTCCAGATCCCGGCGCGTATGCCCGCGATGACCGCGATGACGGCCGCCACCCTGGACTCCCTCTCCGGCGGCCGGTTCCGGCTGGGGCTCGGCGTCTCGGGGCCGCAGGTGTCCGAGGGCTGGTACGGCGTCAAGTTCGACAAGCCGCTGGCGCGCACCCGCGAGTACGTGGACATCGTCCGCAAGGCCATGTCACGCGAGCGGCTGTCCTACCAGGGCGAGCACTGGACGCTGCCGCTGCCCGGCGGCCCCGGCAAGCCGCTGAAGCTCACCGTCCACCCGCAGCGCGAGCACATCCCGCTCTACATCGCCGCGATCGGCCCGAAGAACCTCCAGCAGACCGGTGAGATCGCCGACGGTGCTCTGCTGATCTTCCCCTCGGCCGACCACCTGGAGGAGACCGCGATCTCGCACCTCCGGGCCGGCCGCGAGAAGGCGGGCAAGACCCTGGAGGGCTTCGACGTCTGCCCGACGCTGCCGCTGGCCGTCGGCGCGGACAAGGACGTCAGCGCGCTGGCCGACATGTTCCGTCCGTACACCGCCCTGTACGTCGGCGGAATGGGCAGCCCTAAGCAGAACTTCTACAACCAGCTCGCCCAGCGCATGGGGTACGAGAAGGAAGCCGCCGAGATCCAGGGCAAGTACCTGTCCGGCGACAAGGAAGGCGCCGCCGCCGCGATCCCGGAGCAGCTGATCGACCAGACCACGCTGCTCGGCTCCGTCGAGCGGATCGCCGAGCGGATGCAGGCCTACGCGGCGGCCGGAGTGACCACACTGACGCTGGCCCCGGCGGGTTTCACCCTGGAGGACCGCCTCGCCTCGCTGCGGGCCGGCACCGAGGCCCTGGAGCGGGCCGGCCTGGCGTAG
- a CDS encoding aldo/keto reductase, translated as MEQRHLGRTGLRVSRLGLGTLNWARDTDEQEAADQLKAFWEAGGTLVDTADIYADGGAEYLLGRLTEGLVPREDLVIATKAGSVLAADRRVDGSRRHLLTALDASLERLGTEYVDLWQLHAFDPHTPLEETLQALDLAVTSGRARYVGLSNFSGWQLAKAATWQLAAPGVRNRLASTQMEYSLLQRGVEREVLPAALDLGMGLLPSSPLGRGVLTGKYRHATPADSRGASEHLAPFVAPYLDETAGRVVEAVTTAADGLAVTPLQVALSWVRDRPGVTAPILGARTEAQLRAALSVETLSLPDEIRRALDDVSAPVHHYPDHDWSTL; from the coding sequence ATGGAGCAAAGGCACCTCGGCCGTACGGGCCTTCGCGTGTCCCGCCTCGGGCTCGGCACCCTGAACTGGGCCCGCGACACGGACGAGCAGGAAGCCGCCGACCAGCTCAAGGCGTTCTGGGAGGCCGGCGGCACTCTGGTGGACACCGCCGACATCTATGCCGACGGCGGCGCCGAATACCTCCTGGGCCGGCTGACGGAAGGGCTCGTTCCGCGCGAGGACCTGGTCATCGCGACCAAGGCCGGCAGCGTCCTGGCCGCGGACCGCCGCGTCGACGGCTCCCGGCGCCATCTCCTCACCGCCCTGGACGCCTCCCTGGAACGGCTGGGCACCGAGTACGTCGACCTGTGGCAGCTGCACGCCTTCGATCCGCACACCCCGCTGGAGGAGACCCTGCAGGCCCTCGACCTCGCCGTCACCAGCGGCCGGGCGCGCTATGTGGGGCTGTCGAACTTCTCCGGCTGGCAGCTCGCCAAGGCGGCCACCTGGCAGCTGGCCGCGCCCGGTGTACGCAACCGGCTGGCGAGCACGCAGATGGAGTACTCCCTGCTCCAGCGCGGTGTCGAGCGGGAGGTGCTGCCGGCGGCGCTGGATCTCGGTATGGGCCTGCTGCCGTCGTCGCCACTCGGACGGGGCGTGCTGACCGGCAAGTACCGCCACGCGACGCCGGCCGACTCGCGGGGCGCCTCGGAGCATCTGGCCCCGTTCGTCGCGCCCTACCTCGACGAGACGGCGGGCCGGGTCGTCGAAGCGGTCACCACGGCCGCCGACGGACTGGCCGTCACCCCGCTCCAGGTCGCGCTCTCCTGGGTACGCGACCGTCCCGGAGTGACCGCGCCGATCCTGGGCGCCCGCACGGAAGCGCAGCTCAGAGCCGCATTGTCAGTGGAGACCCTTAGTCTTCCTGACGAGATCCGCCGGGCGCTGGACGATGTTTCGGCTCCGGTGCACCACTACCCCGATCACGACTGGAGCACGCTGTGA